Proteins encoded within one genomic window of Dyadobacter chenhuakuii:
- a CDS encoding T9SS type A sorting domain-containing protein, whose protein sequence is MTSHFISFLSVLAAVLWSALFQCALAQTIYFHQDFSKSGPYVSADPDSGQFSHIVETVPELSFSKFSKNYMDLVRTQEDSATGGIIRVLRATPFKPNPETLFIQITLSAESVQSAALNAMYFYVGENFNPDNHSFPGNALMFGKFSLNFQDGGFSIKDFATQNTSKVIPKKKQVTLTWVLNNSKKILAYKLSSTHAVTYNALPGSYDLWVNNEPVSLNSPAYPGNSLYAANKLSNFEMRFRNGQGKVRIHEIMIRDGVSELKTGEVVVAPNPATRKMITLRAENVDKSSLRLFNMWGRDVNISAEIVASDKIFIHPVEELASGMYIVHFQNKERKKKSVRVMVE, encoded by the coding sequence ATGACGTCACATTTTATTTCTTTTTTGAGCGTTTTGGCAGCTGTTTTGTGGTCGGCGCTGTTTCAATGTGCATTGGCGCAGACTATTTATTTTCACCAGGATTTTTCGAAATCGGGGCCTTATGTCAGTGCTGATCCTGATTCCGGACAGTTTAGCCATATTGTTGAGACGGTTCCTGAGCTTTCTTTTTCTAAATTTTCCAAAAACTATATGGATCTCGTGCGGACGCAGGAGGATTCTGCGACGGGTGGGATTATAAGAGTTTTGCGGGCGACACCATTTAAGCCGAACCCGGAAACATTATTTATCCAGATCACCCTCAGCGCTGAATCTGTGCAGTCGGCGGCGCTGAATGCGATGTATTTTTATGTGGGTGAAAATTTTAATCCTGATAACCATTCCTTTCCGGGCAATGCATTGATGTTCGGAAAGTTCTCGCTTAATTTTCAGGATGGTGGGTTTAGTATCAAGGACTTCGCAACGCAAAACACCAGTAAGGTTATCCCCAAAAAGAAGCAGGTTACATTGACCTGGGTCCTGAATAATTCAAAGAAAATACTGGCTTACAAACTGTCCTCCACTCATGCTGTCACCTACAACGCCCTGCCGGGGAGTTACGATTTATGGGTTAATAATGAGCCGGTAAGCCTCAATAGTCCCGCTTATCCAGGCAATTCCTTATATGCTGCTAATAAACTTTCCAACTTCGAAATGCGGTTCCGGAACGGGCAGGGTAAGGTGCGTATTCACGAGATAATGATCCGTGATGGTGTATCTGAACTGAAAACGGGAGAGGTTGTAGTCGCGCCCAATCCGGCAACTCGGAAAATGATCACATTACGTGCTGAAAACGTGGATAAATCGTCGCTCCGGCTATTTAATATGTGGGGGCGGGATGTGAATATTTCGGCGGAGATAGTGGCTTCTGATAAAATCTTCATCCATCCTGTCGAGGAGCTGGCGTCGGGAATGTATATCGTGCATTTCCAAAATAAGGAGCGCAAGAAGAAATCTGTCAGGGTGATGGTGGAGTAA
- a CDS encoding FecR family protein, whose amino-acid sequence MDHYRDFTVEDFVWDNVFRQWVLSPTRETDELWEAWIEKNADAHDKIQQAKSIVLSLRLHEPELSDPEITEIVKNTIGRIDGFEKYPTFAEPVKQLKTYHFPWFRMAAAVALLLISGWIIYSLSTKKESRQITFEKPIQEDKDSITEKWNASTKPMTVVLDDGSKVTLSAKARIRYANKFVAAKREVYLEGEAFFDITKDADRPFFVYSNGLVTKVLGTSFTIRAYGNSNEVTVEVKTGRVSVFPQSDPDFEQKTSGRELQGIVLSPNQKIIYSREEVRMVKTLVEKPEIVVPKAEIPQFEFEDTPASDVFATVGKAYGIEILYDAEILKDCPLTATLDNQTLHEKLFIICQAVEASYEIIDGQVVIHSRGCKN is encoded by the coding sequence ATGGATCATTACAGAGATTTTACCGTTGAAGATTTTGTCTGGGATAACGTTTTTAGGCAATGGGTCCTGTCGCCTACGCGCGAAACGGATGAGCTTTGGGAAGCGTGGATTGAAAAAAATGCAGATGCCCATGACAAAATTCAGCAGGCTAAGAGTATAGTGCTGTCGTTGCGATTGCACGAACCCGAATTAAGCGATCCTGAGATTACAGAAATCGTAAAGAACACCATTGGCCGCATAGACGGTTTTGAAAAATATCCCACTTTTGCCGAGCCTGTAAAACAGCTAAAAACTTACCATTTTCCATGGTTTCGCATGGCAGCAGCGGTTGCATTGCTGCTTATTTCAGGTTGGATCATTTACTCACTTTCTACCAAAAAAGAGTCTCGGCAGATCACATTCGAAAAGCCCATTCAAGAGGATAAGGACAGCATTACCGAGAAGTGGAACGCTTCTACGAAGCCTATGACGGTGGTTTTAGACGATGGGAGCAAGGTGACATTGTCTGCCAAGGCCCGCATCCGTTATGCCAACAAGTTCGTGGCTGCCAAGCGCGAAGTTTACCTGGAAGGCGAAGCATTTTTTGATATTACAAAAGACGCTGACCGTCCGTTTTTTGTGTATTCCAATGGCTTGGTTACCAAGGTTTTGGGTACAAGTTTTACCATTAGGGCATATGGAAATTCGAATGAGGTTACGGTGGAGGTGAAAACCGGGCGAGTTTCCGTTTTTCCGCAGTCGGATCCTGATTTTGAGCAAAAAACTTCGGGTAGGGAATTGCAAGGCATTGTGCTGAGCCCGAATCAGAAAATTATTTATTCGAGGGAGGAAGTGAGAATGGTGAAGACGCTGGTCGAGAAACCCGAAATAGTCGTTCCTAAGGCTGAAATCCCACAATTTGAATTCGAAGACACGCCTGCGAGCGATGTTTTTGCAACCGTTGGCAAGGCTTATGGCATTGAAATCCTGTACGATGCGGAAATTCTAAAAGACTGCCCGCTAACGGCAACACTGGATAACCAGACACTTCACGAAAAGCTTTTTATTATCTGTCAGGCTGTGGAAGCCAGTTATGAAATCATCGACGGGCAGGTTGTGATCCACAGCAGAGGTTGTAAGAATTGA
- a CDS encoding RNA polymerase sigma factor encodes MKPHSQPPQSSDDNALWRQFLSGNVAAFEQLMSSHFRVLFRYGCKFSKDQEFVKDSVQDLFLHLWEKRENLSAEVAVKPYLMASLRRLMHRSVSSRSWVGEGNAEQADEAFDLEFSVEQQYIINESTLVRTRQLEKLLMELPKRQKEVIYLKFFQELSREQISEIMSVSPQTVSNLLQIAIKQLKKHWKAEFLTFFLIHLFI; translated from the coding sequence ATGAAACCACATTCTCAGCCTCCTCAATCTTCTGATGACAATGCGCTCTGGCGACAGTTTTTGTCGGGGAATGTGGCTGCGTTTGAGCAATTGATGTCTTCTCATTTCCGCGTGCTTTTCCGTTACGGCTGTAAATTTTCGAAAGACCAGGAATTTGTTAAGGACTCGGTGCAGGATTTGTTTTTGCATTTGTGGGAAAAACGGGAGAATCTGAGTGCGGAAGTTGCTGTCAAACCTTATCTGATGGCTTCACTGCGCCGCCTTATGCACAGAAGCGTGTCGTCCAGGTCGTGGGTCGGAGAGGGGAATGCTGAGCAGGCGGATGAGGCATTTGATCTTGAATTTTCTGTTGAGCAGCAATACATTATCAACGAATCTACGCTCGTGCGCACGCGCCAGCTCGAAAAACTGCTGATGGAGCTTCCTAAGCGTCAGAAGGAAGTGATCTATCTGAAATTTTTCCAGGAGCTGAGCCGGGAGCAGATCTCCGAGATCATGTCCGTTTCCCCGCAAACCGTTTCCAACCTCCTCCAAATCGCCATTAAGCAGCTCAAAAAACATTGGAAAGCTGAATTCCTTACCTTCTTTTTGATCCATTTATTTATATAA
- a CDS encoding FAD-dependent oxidoreductase — protein sequence MNKYLIYLIAFFLIAASPSCSEKKNEEAKDALTADVIIYGGTSAAVTAAVQVTKSGKTVLVVSPDKHLGGLSAGGLGFTDTGNKSVIGGLAREFYHRLYQHYDKPEAWKWQKKDEYGNKGQGTPAMDGAERTMWIFEPHAAEQVFEDFVKENNIKIYRDEWLDRDKGVEKKDGKIVSIKTLSGKTFAGKMFIDATYEGDLMAAAGVKYHVGREANSVYNEKWNGVQAGVFQHGHYFKKNISPYKVEGDPKSGLLPYISDEPIAENGSGDKKIQAYCFRMCLSSNPDNRIPFEKPEGYDVGNYELLARVYKAGWDETFDKYDPIPNKKTDTNNHGPFSTDFIGENYDYPEATYERRKAIIKAHEVYQKGLMYFLTNDPRVPADVRKEMSKWGLPKDEFKDNGGWPHQIYVREARRMISATVMNENHTMGITPVEQPVGMGSYALDSHNAQRYVKKDGYVQNEGDIGVHPKSPYSISYASIVPKKEECENLFVPVCLSSSHIAYGSIRMEPVFMILGQSAAAAAVQAIDTKVAVQDVDYAKLKEQLLKDKQKLEL from the coding sequence ATGAATAAGTATTTGATTTATCTGATTGCATTTTTTTTAATCGCCGCCAGCCCTTCATGCTCTGAAAAGAAGAATGAAGAAGCAAAAGACGCCCTTACCGCGGACGTGATCATTTACGGAGGAACTTCCGCGGCGGTTACAGCTGCTGTTCAAGTGACTAAGTCTGGGAAAACAGTGCTCGTGGTTTCGCCGGATAAGCATTTGGGCGGACTTTCTGCGGGCGGCCTGGGATTCACGGATACCGGTAACAAATCCGTGATCGGGGGACTTGCAAGAGAATTTTACCACAGGTTATACCAGCATTACGACAAGCCCGAAGCCTGGAAATGGCAAAAAAAGGACGAATATGGCAACAAAGGCCAGGGAACTCCGGCGATGGACGGAGCTGAGCGCACCATGTGGATTTTCGAGCCGCACGCAGCTGAGCAGGTTTTTGAGGATTTTGTAAAAGAAAACAACATTAAGATCTACCGCGACGAGTGGCTGGACAGGGATAAAGGCGTTGAGAAAAAAGACGGCAAAATTGTTTCCATCAAAACACTTTCAGGTAAAACATTCGCAGGCAAAATGTTCATTGACGCCACTTATGAAGGTGATCTGATGGCAGCTGCGGGCGTAAAATACCATGTGGGACGTGAGGCAAACAGCGTTTACAATGAAAAATGGAATGGTGTGCAGGCGGGCGTTTTCCAGCACGGACATTATTTCAAGAAAAACATCAGCCCTTACAAAGTGGAAGGCGACCCGAAAAGCGGCCTGTTGCCGTACATCAGCGACGAGCCGATTGCGGAAAACGGCTCGGGCGATAAAAAGATCCAGGCTTACTGCTTCCGTATGTGCCTTTCGTCAAATCCTGATAACCGCATTCCGTTCGAAAAACCGGAAGGTTATGACGTTGGCAACTACGAATTACTGGCCAGGGTTTACAAAGCAGGCTGGGACGAAACATTTGATAAATACGACCCGATTCCTAATAAAAAGACGGATACAAACAACCACGGCCCGTTCAGCACGGATTTTATTGGTGAAAATTATGATTATCCTGAGGCAACCTACGAACGCAGAAAAGCGATCATTAAGGCGCATGAAGTGTATCAGAAAGGCCTGATGTACTTCCTTACCAACGATCCCCGTGTCCCTGCGGATGTGCGTAAAGAGATGAGCAAGTGGGGTTTACCCAAAGACGAGTTCAAGGACAACGGCGGATGGCCGCATCAGATTTACGTGCGTGAAGCGCGCCGGATGATCTCGGCAACAGTGATGAACGAGAACCATACAATGGGCATCACACCTGTGGAGCAGCCAGTCGGAATGGGCTCGTATGCACTGGATTCGCACAATGCGCAGCGTTATGTGAAAAAAGATGGCTATGTGCAAAACGAAGGGGACATAGGTGTGCACCCAAAATCACCGTATAGCATTTCCTATGCCTCTATTGTGCCTAAAAAAGAGGAGTGTGAAAACTTGTTCGTTCCAGTGTGCCTTTCCAGCTCGCACATTGCCTATGGATCGATCCGTATGGAGCCTGTTTTCATGATTTTAGGACAAAGCGCAGCAGCGGCCGCCGTGCAGGCGATTGACACAAAAGTGGCCGTTCAGGACGTGGATTATGCGAAATTGAAAGAGCAGCTTTTAAAAGACAAACAAAAATTAGAATTGTAA
- a CDS encoding TonB-dependent receptor codes for MKKPFKYRQVLLWTMRITATQLIFAIWFIGTGQAHDSNAQSLLSQKITIKASGSEVKKVLGQVEKQADVRFVFSSKLIKSARKVTVNATEKPLYEVLDQILTPLELEYEVSGKIIILKRQDALPPAELPSKSISPKRNLTGKVVDEMNAPLPGVSIVVKGTQTGTTTDADGGFTLDVPDNGVLVLSFVGYMTKEIPVGNQSTINITLEADVKSLSELVVVGYGVVKKSDLTGSVASIKSTELNAYPATNLMQSLAGRATGVQISQNTGAPGSPISVRIRGTNSVQGGNEPLYVVDGFPYSTSPTLLNNADVESIEILKDASATAIYGSRGANGVVLITTKKGKSGRISVDLDSYVGFQKPRKKIEMMNANEYAQFYNEQAANDGLAPHFTQDEINGFGTGTDWQDLTLRTAAIQNHSVSVNGGNEKTRFSVSGSNFNQGGIIIGSDYVRNSIRANLSTDFSKKFKFDINTILTRIDTDRKNSGGGNRGNSLISAMLSGYPTVDARLPEGGYSNLATVYSWGSNVITNPLNFIEQQTDHLRSNKVLANGALTYMPLEGLSIKISGGIENTDDRGDFYTTKKFVNSLGSASINTAQTTSLLNENTVSYVKEIGKHSISAVAGFTYQDLTQTELNTNASGFVSDIQESFDVGAGATQGVPRSSYFKWSLLSYLGRLNYSFNDKFLATVSFRADGSSRYTEGQKWGYFPSGSIAYRLSEEKFIQDIPFISDLKIRVGYGETGSTAIDPYYTLNQLSSNKVVFGDALTTSYAPGLRLAGPLKWETTSQSDIGLDIGFFQNRFSLTLDYYIKNTRDLLNNVPLPSSLGYAYTIDNVGKVQNKGFEISANANVLTGAFKWNVSANASINKNKVLKLYGGNDVLGQAIDISVINDNVNVLREGESIGTFYGYIEKGYDETGKIVYEDFNGNGTRDIGDKRIIGNPNPKLIYGFNSSMNYKNFELNVFIQGTQGNDIFNLSSVNQTMDYGQALNMPREVFANHWTPTNTNAKYPLITGKVSQAQVSNRFVEDGSYLRFKNIQLSYNVPVKNIKWLTSAQVYVSAQNLITFTKYSWFDPEISSYGSSNSIRMGIDHYSYPTAKTTTIGLRVGF; via the coding sequence ATGAAAAAACCCTTTAAATACCGCCAGGTATTACTTTGGACGATGCGAATAACAGCTACACAATTGATATTTGCCATATGGTTCATTGGAACCGGCCAAGCCCACGACAGCAACGCGCAGTCGCTTCTATCTCAGAAAATTACGATTAAGGCCAGCGGCAGTGAAGTAAAAAAAGTGCTGGGCCAGGTCGAAAAGCAGGCCGATGTCCGGTTTGTGTTCAGCTCCAAACTAATCAAATCGGCTAGAAAAGTGACGGTTAATGCGACCGAAAAACCTTTATACGAAGTCCTTGACCAGATACTGACGCCCTTGGAGCTTGAATACGAAGTTTCAGGGAAAATAATAATCCTTAAAAGACAGGACGCCCTTCCGCCGGCTGAACTGCCTTCCAAAAGCATTTCTCCCAAGCGTAACCTTACAGGCAAAGTGGTGGATGAAATGAACGCGCCGCTTCCGGGGGTAAGCATTGTGGTGAAGGGAACGCAAACCGGCACAACAACGGATGCCGATGGCGGTTTTACGCTGGATGTGCCTGATAATGGAGTGCTTGTGCTGAGTTTTGTAGGGTATATGACCAAGGAAATTCCGGTCGGAAATCAAAGCACGATCAACATTACGCTTGAAGCTGATGTGAAATCACTGAGCGAATTAGTGGTGGTGGGTTATGGAGTTGTTAAAAAGTCTGATTTGACCGGATCGGTTGCTTCTATCAAATCCACAGAATTGAATGCTTACCCGGCAACAAACCTCATGCAATCACTGGCCGGACGCGCGACAGGTGTGCAGATTTCGCAAAACACAGGCGCGCCGGGAAGTCCTATCAGCGTACGGATCCGGGGAACAAACTCGGTTCAGGGGGGTAACGAGCCACTTTATGTGGTGGATGGCTTTCCTTATTCCACCAGCCCGACATTGCTGAACAATGCCGATGTTGAATCCATTGAAATCCTGAAAGACGCTTCTGCCACAGCCATTTATGGTTCGAGAGGGGCGAATGGCGTTGTCTTGATCACAACCAAAAAAGGAAAGTCAGGCAGGATCAGCGTGGACCTGGACAGTTATGTAGGTTTTCAAAAGCCGAGGAAGAAAATTGAAATGATGAATGCCAATGAATATGCACAATTCTACAACGAACAAGCTGCTAATGACGGTCTTGCACCGCATTTTACACAAGATGAAATCAATGGTTTCGGCACAGGAACCGACTGGCAGGATCTGACACTCCGGACAGCTGCCATTCAAAACCACTCGGTTTCAGTAAACGGCGGAAATGAGAAAACACGCTTCTCGGTTTCAGGAAGCAACTTCAATCAGGGCGGTATCATTATTGGAAGCGACTATGTGCGTAACTCCATCCGGGCCAATCTGAGCACCGATTTCAGCAAAAAGTTTAAGTTCGATATCAATACAATTTTGACCCGCATCGACACGGATCGCAAGAATTCAGGCGGTGGAAACCGGGGTAACTCATTGATTTCGGCTATGCTTTCGGGTTACCCGACTGTGGATGCGCGTTTGCCCGAAGGTGGTTATTCCAATTTGGCCACGGTTTATTCCTGGGGTTCCAATGTGATCACCAATCCGCTGAACTTCATTGAGCAGCAAACGGATCACCTTCGTTCCAATAAAGTGCTTGCCAACGGAGCGCTTACTTACATGCCGCTGGAAGGACTTTCTATCAAAATCTCGGGCGGGATTGAGAATACGGATGACCGCGGCGACTTTTATACAACTAAAAAATTCGTGAATTCCCTGGGGTCAGCCTCCATTAACACCGCCCAGACCACCAGCTTGTTGAATGAGAATACGGTAAGCTATGTAAAAGAAATTGGCAAGCACAGCATTTCCGCAGTGGCCGGTTTCACTTACCAGGACCTGACCCAGACTGAGCTGAACACAAACGCGAGTGGCTTTGTGAGTGACATTCAGGAGTCATTTGATGTTGGCGCTGGTGCAACGCAGGGTGTGCCGAGATCGAGCTATTTTAAATGGTCACTTTTGTCTTATCTGGGCCGGTTAAATTATTCATTTAACGATAAATTCCTGGCAACGGTCAGTTTCCGTGCGGATGGTTCCTCACGTTATACCGAAGGTCAGAAATGGGGTTACTTTCCTTCGGGATCCATTGCGTATCGTTTGTCGGAGGAGAAATTTATCCAAGATATACCCTTCATTTCGGACCTGAAAATCCGGGTGGGTTATGGCGAAACGGGAAGCACGGCCATTGATCCTTACTACACATTAAACCAGCTGTCGTCCAACAAAGTGGTTTTTGGAGACGCCTTAACAACTTCCTATGCACCGGGCTTACGCCTTGCCGGACCATTGAAATGGGAAACTACATCGCAGTCCGACATTGGATTGGACATTGGGTTTTTTCAAAACCGATTCTCGCTGACATTGGATTATTATATCAAAAATACGCGTGACCTACTCAATAATGTGCCTTTGCCTTCATCACTGGGCTATGCTTACACCATTGATAATGTCGGAAAAGTGCAGAATAAAGGTTTTGAGATCTCGGCCAATGCCAATGTGCTTACCGGCGCTTTCAAGTGGAATGTGTCTGCTAATGCATCCATCAATAAGAACAAAGTCTTGAAATTATATGGCGGCAATGATGTACTGGGCCAGGCAATCGACATTTCGGTGATTAATGACAATGTGAATGTGCTGCGTGAAGGCGAGTCGATCGGGACTTTTTACGGATACATTGAAAAAGGATATGATGAAACCGGCAAGATCGTTTACGAAGATTTCAACGGAAACGGCACGCGTGACATTGGCGACAAACGCATCATCGGAAACCCGAACCCGAAGCTGATTTACGGTTTCAATTCGAGCATGAATTACAAAAATTTCGAGTTGAATGTGTTTATTCAAGGCACGCAGGGGAATGATATCTTCAACCTGAGCTCTGTAAACCAAACCATGGATTACGGTCAGGCCCTGAATATGCCGCGAGAAGTGTTTGCAAACCACTGGACGCCAACCAATACCAATGCCAAATATCCATTGATCACAGGCAAAGTGTCGCAAGCGCAGGTTTCGAACCGGTTCGTAGAAGACGGATCTTACCTGCGTTTCAAGAACATTCAGCTGAGCTACAATGTGCCGGTGAAAAACATCAAATGGCTTACCAGTGCGCAGGTTTATGTAAGCGCACAAAACCTGATCACATTCACCAAATATTCCTGGTTTGATCCTGAAATCAGTTCCTATGGCAGCTCTAACTCGATCCGCATGGGCATTGACCATTACAGCTATCCTACTGCAAAAACGACGACTATCGGCTTGCGCGTAGGTTTCTGA
- a CDS encoding sulfatase family protein encodes MTYHSMCIANITKKHLFRTPSILAIFLTVTLVSQGLLFAQKKQQRPNVIFIYADDVGYGDLSSYGATKISTPSIDRIGKEGIRFTNAHTTSATCTPSRFGLLTGKYPWRQKGTGVLPGDASLIIPTDRLTLAKVFQNAGYKTASVGKWHLGLGEKNKQINWNEPITKGPNETGFDYAYFFPATSDRVPTVFIEDQNVQGLDKLDPIAVDYSKKIGNEPTGLENPELLKLPASPNHGHNNTIVNGIGRIGWMTGGKQTRWTDEEIAHVFLSKAEQFIEENQKNPFFLYFSLNDIHVPRMPSSQFKGKSQMGLRGDVILQMDWTVSEILKKLDELKLTENTLIIFSSDNGPVLDDGYADKAVELAQGHKPAGVLRGGKYSAFEGGSRVPWLARWPQAIKPGTVSDALICQIDLLASFAHYFQQKMEVDDAPDSFNTMDAILGKSKIGRPYLIKQGGALSITRENWKYIEPREGKAIQELTNTETGNNASPQLYDLSKDLGEKTNLATKYPAKVKAMAGELAKIREAERSR; translated from the coding sequence TTGACTTATCATAGTATGTGTATTGCCAATATTACAAAAAAGCATTTGTTCCGGACCCCAAGTATTCTTGCCATTTTTCTAACGGTAACACTGGTTAGTCAAGGGCTGCTGTTCGCTCAGAAAAAACAGCAAAGACCCAATGTTATTTTCATCTATGCGGATGACGTGGGTTATGGTGATTTGAGCAGTTATGGCGCGACAAAAATCTCGACACCCAGCATTGACCGGATCGGGAAGGAAGGAATCCGTTTCACGAATGCGCATACGACCTCTGCGACTTGTACGCCTTCAAGGTTTGGATTGTTAACGGGAAAATATCCCTGGCGGCAGAAAGGGACGGGCGTTTTGCCGGGCGATGCGTCTCTGATTATTCCTACTGACCGGCTCACTTTGGCGAAGGTCTTTCAAAATGCAGGATACAAAACGGCATCGGTTGGAAAGTGGCATTTGGGACTAGGTGAAAAAAACAAGCAGATCAATTGGAATGAACCTATTACCAAAGGCCCCAATGAAACTGGCTTTGACTACGCTTACTTTTTCCCCGCAACCTCCGACCGCGTCCCCACCGTTTTTATCGAAGATCAAAATGTACAAGGACTCGATAAATTGGATCCCATAGCAGTGGACTATTCCAAAAAAATAGGCAATGAGCCCACAGGTCTGGAAAATCCTGAACTTTTGAAATTACCTGCCTCGCCGAATCACGGGCATAATAACACCATCGTGAATGGAATTGGTCGCATTGGATGGATGACGGGCGGGAAGCAGACCCGCTGGACGGATGAGGAAATTGCACATGTGTTTTTGAGCAAAGCGGAACAGTTCATCGAGGAAAACCAAAAGAACCCGTTTTTCCTGTATTTCTCATTGAATGACATCCACGTTCCGAGAATGCCAAGCAGCCAGTTCAAAGGAAAAAGCCAGATGGGCTTGCGCGGCGACGTGATCCTGCAAATGGATTGGACGGTAAGCGAAATACTTAAAAAGCTGGATGAATTGAAGCTGACTGAAAATACGCTGATTATCTTTTCAAGTGACAATGGTCCCGTTCTGGACGACGGTTATGCGGATAAAGCGGTTGAACTGGCTCAGGGGCACAAACCTGCGGGCGTGTTAAGAGGTGGAAAATATAGCGCTTTTGAAGGTGGAAGCCGCGTGCCATGGCTCGCGCGCTGGCCGCAGGCGATCAAACCAGGCACTGTTTCGGACGCATTGATCTGCCAGATCGATCTGCTCGCATCATTCGCTCATTATTTCCAGCAAAAAATGGAAGTCGATGATGCCCCGGACAGTTTCAATACCATGGATGCCATCCTGGGAAAATCAAAAATCGGCAGGCCGTATCTCATCAAACAAGGCGGAGCATTGTCTATCACCAGGGAAAACTGGAAATACATTGAGCCAAGAGAAGGCAAAGCGATCCAGGAACTGACAAACACAGAAACCGGAAATAACGCATCCCCTCAACTTTACGATTTAAGCAAAGATCTGGGAGAAAAAACAAACCTGGCAACCAAATATCCCGCGAAAGTAAAGGCTATGGCAGGGGAGTTGGCAAAGATTAGGGAGGCTGAAAGGAGCCGATAA
- a CDS encoding RagB/SusD family nutrient uptake outer membrane protein, whose product MKNIAICLILALSLMACEDVLKEEPKSLAAEVFYNTPDEARAAVNAIYGPMRGPNGLSVNYPAQQEGLPDYGNSRGSQTPVSLYQGLDNTNINRVGAIWDAFYQSIRNANIVIDNVPKAKEISEGDIAKFVAEAKYLRSLIYFAMVRNWGGVPLRTEANMTVTDLKRASIEEVYDLILSDALNAEQFLPDAPSEVGRPTKWAAKTLLSEIYMYQEKWKESSERAKEVIASGKYSLVPVSVSEDFQKIYGPEVVSTPEEIFYFKFSRQQGFGLVGYAHRAIGPYRYYGPGGVYAQYTDSTSNSFIKTWDMKDLRKAHILYNVDVGLGPNTCLYRKFRDPVATDGGGNDYPWYRYADLLLFHAETAARANGAPTAEALESLNKVHRRAYGYNAETVSPVDFKLAGQTLTSFIDLVVRERGYETMYESKRWLDLKRLGIAKKRIKEVKNIDIADKHMMWPIPNSELLYNKALDPAKDQNPGY is encoded by the coding sequence ATGAAAAATATAGCTATCTGTTTAATACTCGCCCTTTCCCTCATGGCGTGTGAAGACGTTCTGAAAGAAGAGCCAAAATCACTGGCTGCGGAAGTTTTTTACAACACCCCGGACGAAGCACGCGCGGCGGTGAATGCCATCTACGGTCCTATGCGTGGCCCTAATGGTTTGAGTGTCAATTACCCGGCGCAGCAGGAGGGGTTGCCGGACTATGGAAATTCAAGAGGCAGCCAAACGCCCGTGAGCCTGTACCAGGGGCTGGACAATACGAACATTAACCGTGTTGGCGCGATCTGGGATGCCTTTTATCAGTCTATCCGGAATGCCAACATTGTGATCGATAATGTGCCGAAAGCGAAAGAAATTTCGGAAGGTGACATTGCCAAGTTTGTGGCCGAAGCCAAATATCTGCGTTCGCTGATCTATTTCGCAATGGTCCGCAACTGGGGCGGCGTTCCTTTGCGGACGGAGGCAAACATGACGGTTACCGACCTGAAACGCGCCAGCATTGAGGAAGTGTATGATCTGATTTTGAGTGATGCATTGAACGCCGAGCAATTTCTGCCCGATGCGCCGTCGGAAGTAGGACGTCCTACGAAATGGGCTGCGAAAACCTTGCTTTCGGAGATCTACATGTATCAGGAAAAATGGAAAGAATCCAGCGAACGGGCCAAGGAGGTGATCGCATCGGGAAAATATTCATTGGTGCCTGTGAGTGTTTCGGAAGATTTTCAAAAAATTTATGGTCCGGAAGTAGTATCCACTCCCGAAGAGATCTTTTACTTCAAATTCTCACGTCAGCAGGGTTTCGGACTGGTCGGCTACGCGCACCGAGCCATTGGGCCGTATCGTTACTATGGCCCGGGCGGCGTATATGCACAGTATACAGATTCGACTTCCAATTCTTTTATCAAAACCTGGGATATGAAAGATTTGCGTAAAGCCCACATCCTGTATAATGTAGACGTAGGCCTTGGCCCGAACACCTGCCTGTACCGGAAATTCCGCGATCCAGTGGCAACCGACGGCGGGGGAAATGACTATCCATGGTATCGCTATGCTGATCTATTACTTTTCCACGCCGAAACCGCAGCCAGGGCCAATGGCGCGCCAACGGCCGAAGCATTGGAAAGTCTGAACAAAGTCCACCGCAGGGCTTACGGCTATAATGCAGAAACTGTATCACCAGTGGATTTCAAACTCGCAGGACAAACATTGACGTCATTTATTGACCTTGTTGTACGTGAGCGCGGCTACGAAACCATGTACGAAAGCAAGCGCTGGCTCGACCTGAAACGCCTGGGCATTGCCAAAAAGCGTATTAAGGAAGTGAAGAACATCGACATTGCCGACAAGCATATGATGTGGCCGATCCCGAATTCAGAATTGCTTTATAACAAGGCACTTGACCCTGCCAAAGACCAAAATCCAGGTTACTGA